One genomic region from Alteromonas pelagimontana encodes:
- the erpA gene encoding iron-sulfur cluster insertion protein ErpA: MSVEMALPIEFSDAAARKVKDLVTEEENPNLKLRVYVTGGGCSGFQYGFTFDEKVNDGDMTIEKESVTLVVDPMSLQYLVGGVVDYVEGLEGSRFLVENPNATTTCGCGASFSI; this comes from the coding sequence ATGTCTGTAGAAATGGCTTTGCCCATTGAATTTTCCGATGCCGCGGCGCGAAAAGTTAAAGATCTGGTTACGGAAGAAGAAAATCCAAATTTGAAACTGCGGGTGTACGTTACCGGAGGCGGTTGCTCTGGCTTCCAATATGGGTTTACCTTTGACGAAAAGGTAAACGATGGCGACATGACTATCGAGAAAGAAAGTGTAACCCTGGTAGTCGATCCCATGAGCCTGCAATATCTTGTTGGCGGAGTGGTGGATTACGTGGAAGGTCTGGAAGGCTCGCGTTTTTTAGTGGAGAACCCCAACGCCACTACTACCTGTGGCTGTGGTGCAAGTTTTAGTATTTAG
- a CDS encoding DUF6776 family protein: protein MMKLAELQKNVGGYRFSLLLITIMLAMVFFGYQLAGYQHKQNTLAYENATTTAQMLKAENDILNLRVSRLEVELALEKNVTSAAHQQRQEAISTVRRLEEQLAFYQNVMAPELTQDGFLVDGLQVVAAASERFYRLSLVLLQQRQNKAIVKGDLFIRIKGSQDGKPAVIEPGQPQFLPEGPVVYRFKYFQTVNVSFQLPENFVPEFIEFASEVYQYTTKRGDYMRRFPWSQVFDEQPESTDTVPAHN, encoded by the coding sequence ATGATGAAGTTAGCGGAACTACAGAAAAACGTAGGCGGTTATCGCTTTTCACTGTTGCTGATTACTATAATGCTAGCCATGGTATTCTTTGGGTATCAACTTGCGGGCTATCAGCATAAGCAAAACACACTGGCATATGAAAATGCCACGACAACTGCGCAGATGTTAAAAGCCGAAAATGATATTCTCAACCTTCGGGTGAGCCGGCTAGAAGTGGAATTGGCACTGGAAAAAAATGTTACCAGTGCCGCACACCAACAGAGGCAAGAGGCGATATCGACTGTGCGGCGTCTGGAGGAACAATTAGCGTTTTATCAAAACGTGATGGCGCCGGAACTCACCCAGGATGGCTTCTTAGTTGATGGTTTGCAGGTAGTGGCAGCGGCAAGCGAAAGGTTCTACAGGCTGAGCCTGGTGTTATTGCAGCAGCGCCAGAATAAAGCCATTGTTAAAGGGGACTTGTTCATCCGGATTAAAGGAAGCCAGGATGGTAAACCTGCTGTAATTGAGCCCGGCCAACCGCAGTTTTTACCGGAAGGGCCGGTCGTTTACCGTTTTAAATATTTTCAAACCGTCAATGTGTCTTTTCAGCTACCGGAAAATTTTGTTCCTGAATTTATTGAATTTGCTTCTGAGGTTTATCAATACACCACTAAACGTGGCGATTATATGCGGCGGTTTCCGTGGAGTCAGGTATTCGACGAGCAACCTGAATCTACTGATACAGTCCCAGCACATAACTGA
- a CDS encoding chloride channel protein → MRLSRLRQELAHPRTSVQVCLLGIVGGLSAAALIILLRLCVEWVQHKGLALLTQYFSEDWPVMFFMPLCAVALMLIIAFITGFKHYRMGIPFIIHRVKHHYGQVPIRTTINQFFGGMLALAGGFVVGREGPSVHLGAAGSSFLGQWLRLPYNSIRILAGCGIAAGIAASFNTPFAAVIFVMEVVLREYKIHIFVPVMLAAACGSVLTRMVFGEVNELSFLSFAVFSEWMYLYLILLGIVLGMLATLFNTQLMRIMRFFRPLNMAWRLILAALITGGVGIILPEAMGASFIDVEHLFTEQPGTVVLISVLLAKFVLAVFAIGLGVPGGIMGPVMIIGMLAGAVLLLPLQPFVNVNELTSSFALLGVAGMLTAVLHAPLAALSAVMELSYSPQIILPAMLVIVPAYVTATQFLGNRSIFIQQLDYQNLPYAITSIREALEKTGVLAAMATEYKLFRDAPEKAIEDYLSENPTHIVVQQSQLELEIQYKLVQYDVSLEHNAQPLSYLQMEGLSAQTTLHEVYEKLKNSRSGAIYVYDSEPHEILGVITWNVLQTFLQRAQY, encoded by the coding sequence ATGCGTCTTTCGCGTCTCAGACAAGAACTTGCTCATCCACGCACCTCGGTGCAAGTGTGTCTGCTCGGCATCGTCGGAGGCTTAAGCGCCGCTGCTCTGATAATCCTATTGCGACTCTGCGTTGAATGGGTGCAACATAAAGGCCTTGCTCTACTTACGCAATACTTTTCTGAAGACTGGCCGGTCATGTTTTTTATGCCTCTTTGTGCTGTCGCACTTATGCTGATTATCGCATTTATCACCGGGTTTAAACATTATCGAATGGGTATCCCCTTTATTATTCACCGGGTGAAGCATCACTACGGCCAGGTTCCCATACGTACCACCATCAATCAATTTTTCGGCGGCATGTTGGCGCTGGCAGGAGGGTTTGTCGTTGGCCGGGAAGGTCCTTCTGTGCACCTTGGCGCTGCAGGCAGCAGCTTTCTTGGTCAATGGCTGCGACTGCCCTACAACAGTATTCGAATTTTAGCAGGTTGCGGTATTGCGGCAGGGATTGCCGCCTCTTTTAACACACCTTTTGCGGCTGTGATATTTGTAATGGAAGTAGTGTTAAGAGAATACAAAATCCATATTTTTGTGCCCGTAATGCTGGCTGCGGCATGCGGGTCGGTGCTGACTCGCATGGTGTTTGGAGAGGTAAACGAACTATCTTTTCTCTCTTTCGCGGTGTTCAGTGAATGGATGTACTTATACCTGATTCTTTTGGGCATTGTACTGGGAATGCTCGCAACCCTGTTTAACACTCAGCTCATGCGTATTATGCGATTCTTCCGCCCCCTAAACATGGCGTGGCGGTTAATATTGGCAGCGCTTATCACCGGAGGTGTAGGTATAATTTTACCTGAGGCCATGGGCGCCAGCTTTATCGATGTGGAACACCTTTTTACCGAACAGCCTGGTACTGTTGTACTTATTTCAGTGTTACTAGCCAAATTTGTGTTAGCGGTGTTTGCCATTGGGTTGGGTGTCCCAGGTGGTATTATGGGGCCGGTGATGATAATCGGTATGTTGGCCGGGGCCGTGCTGTTGTTGCCGTTGCAGCCTTTCGTAAACGTAAATGAACTTACCAGCAGCTTTGCATTATTGGGGGTAGCCGGAATGCTAACCGCAGTGCTACATGCGCCACTGGCCGCGTTATCGGCGGTAATGGAGTTATCTTACAGCCCCCAGATAATTCTTCCGGCCATGCTGGTTATCGTTCCTGCTTATGTCACAGCCACCCAGTTTTTGGGTAACCGCTCTATCTTTATTCAACAACTGGATTATCAGAATCTTCCCTATGCGATTACTTCAATACGCGAAGCGTTGGAAAAAACAGGAGTGCTTGCTGCTATGGCCACTGAATATAAACTGTTTCGCGATGCGCCGGAAAAAGCCATTGAAGATTATCTTTCTGAAAATCCTACTCACATTGTGGTGCAGCAGTCTCAACTGGAGTTAGAAATTCAGTATAAACTGGTACAGTATGATGTAAGCCTGGAGCACAACGCCCAGCCACTTTCGTACTTGCAGATGGAAGGCCTCAGTGCGCAGACAACGCTGCATGAAGTGTATGAAAAACTAAAAAACAGCCGCTCCGGCGCTATTTATGTTTACGATAGTGAACCCCACGAAATTCTGGGAGTAATCACCTGGAATGTATTGCAGACTTTTTTGCAACGCGCTCAATATTAG
- the hemJ gene encoding protoporphyrinogen oxidase HemJ translates to MMILWFKALHIFFMVAWMAGIFYLPRLFVYHAGTDNQAVKDQFKVMERRLWFFVTPFAFLTLIFGLLLIYTYGVEWLKASGWLHLKLTLLLAVYGYHFYLYKLLKQFARDANTHSTRFYRFLNEAPVIVLLIVVILAVVKPF, encoded by the coding sequence ATCATGATACTGTGGTTTAAAGCATTACATATCTTTTTTATGGTCGCCTGGATGGCGGGCATTTTCTATTTACCCCGGCTATTTGTGTATCATGCAGGTACCGATAATCAAGCTGTCAAAGATCAATTCAAGGTAATGGAACGGCGCTTGTGGTTTTTTGTCACGCCATTTGCTTTTCTTACGCTAATTTTCGGGCTTCTACTTATTTATACGTACGGCGTCGAGTGGCTTAAAGCATCGGGATGGCTGCACCTGAAATTAACGCTTTTACTTGCAGTTTACGGGTATCACTTCTATCTATATAAACTGTTGAAACAATTTGCCCGTGACGCAAATACACACAGCACACGCTTTTACCGGTTTTTAAATGAAGCGCCTGTTATCGTATTACTGATAGTTGTGATCCTCGCAGTAGTAAAACCGTTTTAG
- a CDS encoding UPF0149 family protein codes for MSDLKHLYANQEVATLLPDEYFTRGFIFAVATAPDIPLPEVWMPWLIQGQGNTLSTHIIDNLADGLMNTLRDCLQNMRDENKLLPEGCKWAKEKAGRRNLEHWLTGLLEGHRQLEPCWQKAWKLAQEKPEKAPLATGEDPAKRLRRCLKLFTLLADVELAKAARDEAQVSALEDNLPILYKQLPSMLAEYVRLAGELAQALPNQFEMFNPPK; via the coding sequence TTGAGCGATTTAAAGCATTTATATGCAAATCAGGAAGTAGCCACTCTATTGCCGGATGAGTATTTCACTCGAGGCTTCATTTTTGCTGTTGCCACGGCTCCCGATATTCCTCTTCCCGAAGTGTGGATGCCTTGGTTAATTCAGGGGCAGGGCAATACGCTTAGTACGCATATTATTGATAACCTGGCAGACGGATTAATGAATACATTGCGCGATTGTTTACAGAATATGCGCGATGAAAATAAGCTGCTTCCAGAAGGTTGTAAATGGGCGAAGGAAAAGGCCGGCCGCCGCAACTTGGAGCATTGGCTAACCGGGCTGCTGGAGGGGCATCGTCAACTTGAGCCTTGTTGGCAAAAAGCGTGGAAGCTGGCGCAGGAAAAGCCTGAAAAAGCGCCTCTGGCGACAGGTGAAGATCCCGCAAAACGGCTGCGGCGGTGTCTGAAACTATTTACTCTGTTAGCTGATGTGGAATTAGCTAAAGCAGCAAGAGACGAAGCTCAAGTCAGCGCGTTGGAAGATAATCTTCCCATCTTGTATAAGCAGCTTCCGTCAATGTTAGCAGAGTACGTGAGGCTGGCGGGTGAGTTGGCGCAGGCGCTTCCGAACCAATTTGAAATGTTTAATCCGCCGAAATAA
- a CDS encoding Nramp family divalent metal transporter has translation MAKDKSGYIIAAAFIGPGTVTTASLAGANFGFHLVWALLFSIVATMVLQDMAARLGVATGKGLASNLRDMATAPWLQKLFTLLIIAAIGIGNAAYESGNLTGAAIGLNAFADLGTGTWALLLGVLAVMLMWTGRYRLIETVLVVLVFIMALVFVLTLIFTKPDWQAMFLQLLSPQLDVDTITMVLALIGTTIVPYNLFLHASLVAKNYQGAEKAAAIRASRRQSAIAIGVGGLITLVIVATAMMAFFHQAATMDVTNMGNQLSPVLGEWAQWLFAMGLFAAGLTSAITAPLAAAFAVCGALNLKEDLTSWPFRAIWLAIIITGVAIAAAGFKPLAAIVFAQAANGVLLPVIAVFLLIVMNKNKQLGAFRNGTTSNLLGLLVVTVVVCLGLYKLGSLSI, from the coding sequence ATGGCAAAAGATAAATCGGGTTACATCATCGCTGCGGCGTTCATCGGCCCCGGCACTGTAACAACAGCCAGTTTAGCCGGAGCCAATTTTGGCTTTCATTTGGTGTGGGCGCTGCTTTTTTCCATAGTGGCTACTATGGTATTACAAGATATGGCCGCCAGACTAGGCGTTGCAACGGGTAAAGGACTGGCTTCAAATTTGCGAGACATGGCTACAGCGCCATGGCTACAAAAGCTGTTTACGCTACTAATCATTGCTGCAATTGGTATCGGCAACGCAGCCTATGAATCAGGCAATCTCACTGGCGCCGCTATTGGCCTAAACGCCTTCGCAGACTTAGGAACCGGTACCTGGGCGCTACTGTTAGGCGTTCTGGCCGTCATGCTTATGTGGACAGGTCGTTATCGGTTGATCGAAACCGTACTTGTTGTACTGGTGTTTATTATGGCGCTGGTGTTTGTACTCACCCTGATTTTTACTAAGCCTGATTGGCAGGCTATGTTTTTACAACTGTTATCACCCCAACTCGACGTTGATACCATTACTATGGTGCTTGCGCTGATCGGTACCACAATCGTGCCCTACAACCTTTTCCTGCACGCTTCCTTGGTCGCCAAAAATTATCAAGGTGCTGAAAAAGCGGCAGCGATTCGAGCCAGCCGCCGGCAATCGGCAATTGCTATTGGTGTAGGCGGACTTATTACACTGGTAATAGTTGCAACAGCAATGATGGCGTTTTTTCATCAGGCCGCCACTATGGATGTCACAAACATGGGCAACCAGCTCTCGCCAGTGTTAGGAGAGTGGGCTCAGTGGCTCTTCGCTATGGGTTTATTTGCTGCCGGACTAACCAGCGCTATTACCGCTCCGTTGGCAGCGGCTTTTGCAGTTTGTGGTGCACTAAATTTAAAGGAAGATTTAACGAGCTGGCCGTTTCGCGCTATCTGGCTTGCAATAATTATTACCGGAGTGGCTATTGCCGCAGCCGGCTTTAAACCTTTGGCAGCCATTGTCTTTGCCCAAGCCGCCAATGGCGTACTACTTCCTGTGATTGCCGTTTTTTTGCTGATAGTAATGAACAAGAACAAGCAGCTAGGAGCATTCAGAAACGGTACCACCAGCAACCTGCTGGGGCTACTGGTGGTAACTGTAGTGGTTTGTCTAGGGCTCTACAAACTGGGATCGTTATCTATCTGA
- a CDS encoding MalY/PatB family protein — protein sequence MPFDFDNTPSRENTYSFKWQKYQGQDIIPAWVADTEFRCAQPILDALQAKVEHGNMGYVLPGQHTPANEAVVRWLKDKHDWQISAEWIVWMPGVVPAFNAACKAYCEPGDKVMVQTPNYPPLLAAPKLNNLERVDIGTVEVGGRHTLDFNELESQAADPKCKLLILCNPMNPVGSVLTQTELDQVAQICEQNNVLLCSDEIHCDLVLEPGCKHLPAGREAALRDNSVTLMAASKTFNVAGLGAAFAIIPNRKLRQQFTQATAGMVPWVNVLGLVATQAAFTQCDDWHRAQLDYLRGNRDRVFEVVNAVSGLRMLKPEATFLAWVDATELQVSSVQQWAENRGVGPSPGADFHASECFRINYGCSRAMLENILSRLAGNRASDR from the coding sequence GTGCCGTTCGATTTTGACAATACCCCCTCCCGTGAAAATACTTATTCTTTCAAATGGCAGAAATATCAAGGACAAGACATCATACCTGCCTGGGTGGCCGATACGGAATTCCGCTGCGCACAGCCTATACTGGATGCGCTGCAGGCAAAAGTGGAGCACGGTAACATGGGATACGTGCTTCCTGGCCAGCATACTCCAGCCAACGAAGCGGTTGTTAGATGGCTAAAGGATAAACACGATTGGCAAATTTCTGCTGAGTGGATTGTCTGGATGCCCGGTGTGGTGCCCGCTTTTAATGCGGCCTGTAAGGCGTATTGCGAGCCCGGTGACAAAGTGATGGTACAAACGCCCAATTATCCACCACTTCTGGCTGCGCCGAAGCTGAATAATCTTGAACGGGTGGATATTGGCACAGTTGAAGTTGGCGGCAGACATACGCTGGATTTTAATGAACTTGAATCCCAGGCGGCAGATCCTAAGTGTAAGTTGTTGATCCTGTGCAACCCGATGAATCCTGTAGGCTCAGTGCTGACGCAAACAGAACTGGATCAGGTTGCGCAGATCTGTGAGCAGAACAATGTCTTGTTATGTTCTGACGAAATCCACTGTGACCTTGTGCTTGAACCAGGGTGTAAACATCTGCCTGCTGGTCGTGAGGCCGCGTTACGAGATAACAGTGTTACCTTAATGGCCGCTAGTAAAACTTTTAACGTGGCTGGCTTAGGTGCGGCATTTGCTATTATCCCGAATCGTAAATTGCGCCAGCAATTTACTCAGGCAACTGCAGGCATGGTACCCTGGGTAAATGTACTGGGACTAGTAGCTACACAGGCCGCGTTCACGCAATGTGATGACTGGCATCGGGCGCAACTTGACTACCTTCGCGGCAACCGGGATCGGGTTTTTGAGGTAGTAAACGCCGTCTCTGGCCTGCGTATGTTAAAACCCGAAGCCACCTTTCTGGCCTGGGTTGACGCTACTGAATTACAGGTCAGCAGTGTACAACAGTGGGCTGAAAACCGCGGGGTCGGACCCTCTCCCGGCGCAGATTTTCATGCATCAGAGTGTTTTCGGATTAACTATGGCTGCAGCCGAGCTATGTTGGAAAATATATTGTCTCGCCTGGCAGGGAACCGCGCATCAGATAGATAA
- a CDS encoding response regulator: protein MKNITVAVIEDDSITLELITQGLEQQLSATVYAFSRSKAAREFLLKQTAGTLDVVISDQRMPEYDGLSLLQACRSAHINIPFILLTADTTRETVMRAKELGATHFLAKPFVVEDVVNKVVAIAAKGE from the coding sequence ATGAAAAACATTACAGTTGCCGTTATTGAAGATGACTCTATTACACTTGAATTAATCACCCAGGGACTAGAGCAACAGCTATCCGCAACGGTATACGCCTTTTCCCGCAGTAAAGCAGCGCGTGAATTTTTACTTAAACAAACTGCCGGCACCCTGGACGTTGTGATAAGTGATCAGCGGATGCCCGAGTATGATGGCCTATCATTGCTCCAGGCTTGTCGTTCTGCACACATAAATATTCCTTTTATTTTATTAACTGCTGATACGACTCGCGAAACTGTCATGCGGGCCAAAGAACTAGGGGCGACTCACTTTCTGGCGAAGCCTTTTGTCGTTGAGGATGTGGTGAATAAAGTTGTAGCGATTGCAGCAAAAGGCGAGTGA
- the typA gene encoding translational GTPase TypA — MITTDITKLRNIAIIAHVDHGKTTLVDKLLQQSGTLESRGEVQERVMDSNDIEKERGITILAKNTAINWNDYRINIVDTPGHADFGGEVERVMSMADSVLLLVDAQEGPMPQTRFVTQKAFAQGLKPIVVINKIDKPGARPDWVMDQVFDLFDNLGATDEQLDFQVVYASALNGWASLDADKQEPDMTALFQTIVDQVEAPQTDPNGPFQMQISQLDYNSYVGVIGIGRVARGNVKVNQQVTIVTAEGKKRNGKVGQVLGYLGLDRHDVDLAHAGDIIAITGLGELKISDTICDVNTVEALPPLTVDEPTVTMTFQVNTSPFSGKEGKYVTSRNILDRLKAELVHNVALRVEEMNDPDKFRVSGRGELHLGILIENMRREGYELAVSRPEVILKEVDGQLQEPFESLTIDVEDEDQGSVMEQLGLRKAEMRDMSPDGKGRVRMDFIIPSRGLIGFQTEFMTMTSGSGLLYHTFDHYGPHKGGKIGKRKNGVLIANAPGKALTNALFNLQERGRLFIGHGVEVYEGMVIGIHSRDNDLTVNALKGKQLTNVRASGTDEAQTLVPPVLMSLEQALEFIDEDELVEVTPKSIRIRKKLLTENDRKRASRSKA; from the coding sequence ATGATTACCACTGATATTACGAAATTAAGAAACATCGCGATCATCGCGCACGTTGACCACGGTAAAACTACCTTGGTTGATAAACTGCTTCAGCAGTCAGGCACCCTGGAAAGCCGCGGCGAAGTCCAGGAACGAGTCATGGACTCTAACGACATTGAAAAAGAACGCGGCATTACGATTTTAGCTAAAAACACCGCTATCAACTGGAACGATTACCGCATTAATATTGTGGACACCCCAGGACACGCTGATTTCGGTGGCGAGGTAGAGCGGGTAATGTCTATGGCTGATTCTGTGCTGTTGCTGGTTGACGCTCAGGAAGGCCCAATGCCACAAACACGGTTTGTAACGCAGAAAGCTTTTGCTCAAGGGTTAAAGCCAATTGTTGTTATCAATAAAATTGACAAACCCGGTGCGCGTCCTGATTGGGTTATGGACCAGGTTTTCGATTTGTTTGACAACCTTGGCGCGACAGATGAACAATTGGATTTCCAGGTTGTTTATGCATCTGCTCTGAATGGTTGGGCATCTTTGGATGCTGACAAACAAGAGCCTGATATGACGGCGTTGTTCCAAACTATCGTCGATCAAGTAGAAGCGCCGCAGACGGATCCGAATGGACCGTTTCAGATGCAAATTTCACAGCTGGACTACAACTCTTACGTTGGCGTTATTGGTATTGGGCGTGTGGCCCGCGGTAATGTTAAAGTTAACCAGCAAGTCACGATTGTTACTGCTGAGGGTAAAAAGCGTAATGGTAAGGTAGGTCAGGTATTAGGCTATCTTGGTCTTGATCGTCATGATGTCGATTTGGCTCATGCCGGAGATATTATTGCTATTACCGGCCTTGGTGAACTGAAAATTTCCGACACCATTTGTGACGTGAATACCGTAGAAGCTTTACCGCCGTTAACGGTAGATGAACCCACAGTGACTATGACCTTTCAGGTTAATACCTCGCCGTTTTCCGGTAAAGAAGGTAAATACGTAACCTCGCGTAATATTCTTGACCGCTTGAAAGCAGAACTGGTTCATAACGTGGCACTACGTGTTGAAGAAATGAACGACCCTGACAAATTCCGCGTATCAGGCCGTGGTGAACTTCACTTGGGTATCCTGATTGAAAATATGCGTCGGGAAGGCTACGAACTGGCGGTATCTCGTCCTGAAGTTATTCTTAAAGAAGTTGACGGCCAGTTGCAGGAACCTTTTGAAAGTCTGACTATTGATGTCGAAGACGAAGATCAGGGGTCTGTTATGGAGCAGTTGGGTCTGCGTAAAGCAGAAATGCGTGACATGTCACCAGATGGAAAAGGCCGTGTACGCATGGACTTCATCATCCCCAGCCGTGGCTTAATTGGTTTCCAAACTGAATTTATGACAATGACGTCAGGTTCAGGTTTGTTGTACCACACGTTTGACCACTACGGTCCGCATAAAGGCGGCAAAATCGGCAAGCGTAAAAACGGTGTGCTGATTGCGAACGCGCCTGGTAAAGCGTTGACTAACGCCTTGTTTAACTTGCAGGAGCGTGGCCGTTTGTTTATCGGTCATGGTGTGGAAGTTTACGAAGGTATGGTTATCGGCATCCATAGCCGTGACAATGACTTAACGGTAAATGCATTGAAAGGTAAGCAATTAACCAACGTTCGTGCTTCAGGCACAGACGAAGCGCAAACCCTGGTGCCGCCAGTATTGATGTCTCTTGAACAAGCGTTAGAGTTTATTGATGAAGATGAACTGGTAGAAGTGACGCCTAAGAGCATCCGTATTCGCAAAAAGCTGTTAACGGAAAACGATCGTAAACGGGCGTCTCGCTCAAAAGCATAA
- the glnA gene encoding glutamate--ammonia ligase, with protein MSVEKALELIQESEAKFVDLRFTDTKGKEQHVSIPASLVDEEFFEEGKMFDGSSISGWKSINESDMVLMPDPTTAVLDPFAEETQVNIRCDILEPNTMEGYDRDPRSVARRAEEYLKSTGIGDTAFFGPEPEFFLFDDVKFHTDMAGSFFKIDSAEAKWNSGEDFEGGNMAHRPGVKGGYFPVPPVDSAHDTRAAMCLVMEEMGLRIEAHHHEVATAGQNEIACEFNTLVKKADEIQIYKYVVHNVAHAYGQTATFMPKPIVGDNGSGMHVHQSISKDGKNIFAGDKYAGLSDEALFYIGGIIKHARALNAFTNASTNSYKRLVPGFEAPVMLAYSARNRSASIRIPYVTSDKARRIEVRFPDPTANPYLAFAAMMMAGLDGIKNKIHPGDAMDKDLYDLPPEEAKDIPTVADSLEMALQALDNDRDFLKAGGVMTDDMIDAYIALKYEEVLTLKMSTHPVEFDLYYSV; from the coding sequence ATGTCAGTAGAAAAGGCATTAGAACTGATACAAGAGAGTGAGGCGAAATTTGTAGATTTACGCTTTACCGATACTAAAGGGAAAGAACAACACGTATCTATCCCTGCATCCCTTGTCGACGAAGAATTCTTCGAAGAAGGAAAGATGTTTGATGGTTCTTCTATTTCTGGATGGAAAAGCATCAACGAATCAGACATGGTCCTAATGCCGGACCCAACCACAGCGGTGTTGGATCCGTTTGCTGAAGAAACGCAGGTAAATATCCGGTGTGATATTCTTGAGCCAAATACAATGGAAGGTTACGATCGTGACCCGCGCTCAGTTGCGCGCCGTGCGGAAGAATACTTAAAGTCGACCGGTATCGGTGACACAGCCTTTTTTGGTCCGGAACCAGAATTCTTCCTGTTTGATGATGTAAAATTCCACACTGATATGGCAGGCTCATTCTTTAAGATCGATTCTGCAGAAGCAAAATGGAATTCAGGTGAAGATTTTGAAGGCGGTAACATGGCTCACCGTCCTGGTGTCAAAGGCGGTTATTTCCCTGTACCTCCTGTAGACAGTGCGCATGATACACGTGCAGCAATGTGTCTGGTAATGGAAGAAATGGGTCTGCGCATTGAAGCTCACCATCACGAAGTGGCTACCGCAGGTCAAAATGAAATTGCCTGTGAGTTTAATACGCTGGTTAAAAAGGCGGATGAAATTCAGATCTATAAGTATGTGGTCCATAACGTTGCTCACGCTTATGGCCAAACAGCCACCTTTATGCCTAAGCCTATTGTCGGCGACAACGGTTCAGGTATGCATGTTCACCAATCCATTTCTAAAGATGGAAAGAATATCTTTGCTGGTGATAAATATGCGGGTCTGTCAGACGAAGCGCTGTTCTATATCGGCGGCATTATCAAGCATGCTCGTGCGCTTAATGCATTCACCAATGCATCGACTAACTCATACAAGCGCTTAGTGCCTGGCTTTGAAGCACCGGTAATGCTGGCTTATTCCGCCCGCAACCGTTCGGCTTCAATTCGAATCCCTTACGTTACGAGTGACAAAGCGCGCCGTATCGAAGTGCGATTCCCTGACCCAACTGCCAACCCTTATCTAGCCTTTGCTGCAATGATGATGGCGGGTCTTGATGGTATTAAAAACAAGATTCACCCTGGCGACGCCATGGATAAAGATTTGTATGATTTGCCTCCTGAAGAAGCGAAGGATATTCCAACCGTAGCCGATTCACTGGAAATGGCTTTGCAAGCGTTGGATAATGATCGCGACTTCCTGAAAGCAGGCGGCGTTATGACTGATGACATGATTGATGCGTATATCGCGCTTAAATATGAAGAAGTCCTTACATTGAAGATGTCTACTCACCCAGTTGAGTTTGACTTGTACTACAGCGTATAA
- a CDS encoding Ig-like domain-containing protein, with translation MITVLRFTTLLLVLPAVVFATHAEQEPLYKVELEDGTVLYTDTSVKNSEPVELDATTQNTTDKLANPVSPPSPPASDNARQYSVSIISPQPEATIRNNSGNLTIQAQASPKAKAQYQLWLDGNAIQRNNSGTFSLTGIDRGAHSYSVHLLDNKGKTLASTEVQTLYLHQASALINTN, from the coding sequence ATGATTACAGTGCTTCGTTTTACCACACTGCTACTGGTGCTACCTGCAGTAGTTTTTGCCACTCATGCTGAGCAAGAACCACTCTATAAAGTGGAGCTTGAAGACGGCACCGTTCTGTATACTGACACTTCTGTTAAAAACAGCGAACCCGTGGAACTTGATGCGACCACTCAAAATACCACTGATAAGCTCGCCAATCCGGTCTCCCCCCCTTCGCCTCCCGCGTCAGACAATGCCAGGCAGTACTCTGTCAGTATTATTTCCCCCCAACCAGAGGCGACCATTCGTAACAATAGCGGTAATCTGACTATTCAGGCACAAGCATCCCCTAAAGCCAAAGCGCAATATCAACTTTGGCTCGACGGTAACGCCATACAGCGCAATAACTCTGGCACATTCTCGCTAACGGGTATCGACCGCGGCGCTCACTCCTATTCCGTCCATTTACTCGATAATAAGGGCAAGACTCTTGCATCTACCGAAGTTCAGACACTGTACCTGCATCAGGCTTCAGCGTTAATTAATACGAACTAG